The genomic window CGTGACGGGGGCTGTGCCGTCACGCGGCTGATCTGGTCTTGCACGATGCTGAAAGTCCCCTCGGGCAGCATCACTGCGAGGCTTTGCAGATTGGTAGAGATCGTCGCGGGATCGGCGAACAATCCATAGCTCGACACCAGCGCGGTGATCGCCGGGAAAATCGCAAGCAATCCGTAGAACACTACGCCCGCGGCGGTCGCCAGCAATCTATCTTCGTCGATCTGCTGATAGGTTCGGACGAATATATCGCGCCAGCCGCGCAAGGGAATCTGCCATGGGCGCGTGGCATGACGTCCGCGATCGGACGTCACTGCCTCGGAGTTGGATGACGCAGACTTAAATGAGTCTGATTGGGATATTGCCGGTTGGGCGCCCAGCGGCTCGGCATCGGGCAGCCTTGCCTCAGGGATAACAGCCTTTGCAGGGAGTGCGATAAAGACTGATCCCGCCAGAAAATGACGATAAGCCGCGGCCAGCGCGAGGATCGAAGACGCGGCCAGGAGCAGACTTCCGGGAAGGCGTGTGCGTTGCCGAGTCATCTGTCAGTCATCCGTGACGATCGGCGCCGCGCCTTGAATAGCCAGCCGGCAAGGACGGCGGCGGCGGATCCTGCAAGCAGCGTCGTGACGGCATCGGGGCGGGTTGAGGCCCGCGACGAGATGATGCGCGCGGTGCGATCCGCTGTGGCGTTGACCGTCGTTGCGAGCGCATGCATTTGCTGTTCGCCTTTGGGAAAGGCAGGCGTGCGGCGCCTGAAAGCAATAAGCCCCACCAGCATGGCGATGATGCCGACGGCGAACAGCAAGGCGAAGACCGCGGCGTAAGCTTCGACCTCGCCGTAATTGAGCTCGATCCATCGGAACAACGCTGCCAGCGCAACGGCAAGTGCGCCGAGAATGCAAATCGCGCCAACGACGATGAAGCTCAGCGCGAGCGCGTATTTCGCCGAGAGACGGCCGAGCCAGCCGCTCACATCCGACTGATAGGAGTTTAAGAGCGCTGTGACAAAGCCGAACGGTCT from Nitrobacteraceae bacterium AZCC 1564 includes these protein-coding regions:
- a CDS encoding MFS family permease (product_source=COG0477; cath_funfam=1.20.5.100; cog=COG0477; superfamily=54506; transmembrane_helix_parts=Outside_1_41,TMhelix_42_64,Inside_65_76,TMhelix_77_99,Outside_100_140,TMhelix_141_159,Inside_160_171) → MTKSTLLPARRPFGFVTALLNSYQSDVSGWLGRLSAKYALALSFIVVGAICILGALAVALAALFRWIELNYGEVEAYAAVFALLFAVGIIAMLVGLIAFRRRTPAFPKGEQQMHALATTVNATADRTARIISSRASTRPDAVTTLLAGSAAAVLAGWLFKARRRSSRMTDR